In Pseudomonas fakonensis, one DNA window encodes the following:
- a CDS encoding ParD-like family protein, with product MGIVKICDDLHEDLRIASAALSRSINAQAEHWIRIGMLAELHPQATYQELLRQLLRQEQAKLKELLQ from the coding sequence ATGGGCATCGTCAAGATCTGCGACGACCTCCACGAAGACCTGCGCATCGCCAGCGCCGCCCTGTCGCGCTCGATCAACGCCCAGGCCGAACACTGGATCCGCATCGGAATGCTGGCCGAGCTGCACCCCCAGGCCACCTACCAGGAACTGCTGCGCCAGCTGCTGCGCCAGGAGCAGGCCAAGCTCAAGGAACTGCTGCAATGA
- a CDS encoding bifunctional nitrate reductase/sulfite reductase flavoprotein subunit alpha: MSSSEVRSVCPYCGVGCGIVMSVRDGKVVKVSGDKLHPSNFGRLCTKGLTAHVPLDAGRMAQAFVRRQRQQQPVRSAMPAAIDEAATRLRAIIDQHGPDAVALYVSGQMSLEAQYLANKLAKGFIRTRHIESNSRLCMASAGSGYKQSLGADGPPGSYQDFERAEVFLVIGANMADCHPILFLRLLDRLKAGARLIVVDPRRSATADKAHLFLQLRPGTDMALLNGLLHLLHLNGHTDAAFIARHTEGWDDMPAFLADYTPERVAAITGLAPGAIEEAARLIGEAGAWMSCWTMGLNQSIHGTWHSNALCNLHLATGAICRPGSGPFSLTGQPNAMGGREMGYMGPGLPGQRSAQVEADRAFVEQQWQLPAGSLRSEGGEGTVALFEQMKTGEVKACWIICSNPVASVANRQQVIDGLTQAELVICQDAFLDSETNRYADILLPAALWAEGEGVMINSERNLTLMPRAVEPPGDSLEDWRIIARIACAMGYSEAFDYPDAEAVYDEIRHFWNPATGYDLRGIGYPELRQQPRQWPCAPGRDDDRSPQRYHNDGVSQQLLLDADGAQPALAFPTASGKARFFARPWLPPAELPDEAFPFVLNTGRVQHQWHTLTKTGKVPSLNKLEPGPFVELHPDDARRLGVRDKDQVAIRSRRGQAVLPARLSDRVLPGGCFAPFHWNDLYGEQWAINAVTCDAVDPTSLQPAFKHCAVALERVAGERIDALDLTTATPSEPTSMPTATLSRLLGLDALPAPVLAEDERHYLQGFLLGLGQARAEGVPSLPASAPLAPTRRLFVDGLLAGLFAQPAAVAQVLQQAPLHRVLWASQTGNGEALAERCAERLRGAGLAVELSSMEAVSPVQLQGAASVLLIASTFGDGEAPDSGAAFWQALQGEEGGHCATLPYAVLALGDSSYDQFCGFGRKLDQRLADLGAKRLLARVDCEPDFDDAFNAWLEALLGQLGSTEPAPAQLEQTVGYSKQQPWQAPLLENRLLNGPGSSKETRQMVFDLRGSGFTYQPGDALGVWPRNCPALVAELLELMQLDGEARVELKGQAPMPLASALERHLDITRVSTAQLELFSQGHAQLQRLLLPEHKAELKDWLWGRQLADVLRAFPRQLPLDTWLTLLKPLQPRLYSISSSPAAHPGQVHLTTSTVRYGERKGVCSAFLADRAGALEVAIFPQPSKHFHLPDDDSTPIIMIGPGTGIAPFKGFLEEREVRGASGGNWLFFGEQQAACDFYYREQLQAWEACGHLRLSTAFSRDQAEKIYVQHRLLEHGAELWNWLQKGAYVYVCGDAQRMAKDVDAALRQVVAEHGGMDADAAAAYVEALGRDKRYRRDVY; encoded by the coding sequence ATGAGCAGCAGCGAGGTACGCAGCGTTTGCCCGTATTGCGGGGTCGGGTGCGGCATCGTCATGAGCGTGCGCGACGGCAAGGTGGTCAAGGTCAGCGGTGACAAACTGCACCCCAGCAACTTCGGCCGCCTGTGCACCAAGGGCCTGACCGCCCACGTGCCGCTGGACGCCGGGCGCATGGCCCAGGCCTTCGTGCGCCGCCAGCGCCAGCAGCAGCCGGTGCGCAGCGCCATGCCGGCGGCCATCGACGAGGCGGCCACGCGCCTGCGCGCGATCATCGACCAGCACGGCCCCGACGCCGTGGCCCTGTACGTGTCCGGGCAGATGTCGCTGGAGGCCCAGTACCTGGCCAACAAGCTGGCCAAGGGCTTTATCCGCACCCGCCATATCGAGTCCAACTCGCGGCTGTGCATGGCCAGCGCCGGCAGCGGCTACAAGCAGTCACTGGGCGCTGACGGCCCGCCCGGCAGCTACCAGGATTTCGAGCGCGCCGAGGTGTTTCTGGTAATCGGCGCGAACATGGCCGACTGTCACCCCATCCTCTTCCTGCGCCTGCTCGACCGCCTCAAGGCCGGGGCCAGGCTGATCGTCGTCGACCCCAGGCGCAGCGCCACCGCCGACAAGGCGCACCTGTTCCTGCAACTGCGCCCGGGCACCGACATGGCGCTGCTCAACGGCCTGTTGCACCTGCTGCACCTGAACGGCCATACCGACGCCGCGTTCATTGCCCGGCACACCGAAGGCTGGGATGACATGCCGGCGTTTCTTGCCGACTACACCCCCGAACGCGTTGCGGCCATCACCGGCCTTGCGCCTGGGGCCATTGAAGAGGCTGCCCGGCTGATCGGCGAGGCCGGCGCGTGGATGAGCTGCTGGACCATGGGCCTGAACCAGAGCATCCATGGCACCTGGCACAGCAACGCGCTGTGCAACCTGCACCTGGCCACCGGCGCCATCTGCCGCCCTGGCAGCGGGCCGTTTTCGCTCACCGGCCAGCCCAACGCCATGGGCGGGCGCGAGATGGGCTACATGGGCCCGGGTTTGCCGGGGCAGCGCTCGGCGCAGGTCGAGGCCGACCGGGCGTTCGTCGAGCAGCAGTGGCAGTTGCCGGCCGGTAGCCTGCGCAGTGAAGGCGGCGAGGGTACCGTGGCGCTGTTCGAGCAGATGAAAACCGGTGAAGTGAAGGCCTGCTGGATCATCTGCAGCAACCCGGTGGCCAGTGTCGCCAACCGCCAGCAGGTGATCGACGGCCTCACCCAGGCTGAACTGGTGATCTGCCAGGATGCGTTTCTCGACAGCGAGACCAACCGCTACGCCGACATTCTGCTGCCCGCCGCGCTGTGGGCCGAAGGCGAGGGGGTGATGATCAACAGCGAGCGCAACCTCACCCTGATGCCACGCGCCGTCGAGCCCCCCGGCGACAGCCTGGAAGACTGGCGCATCATTGCCCGCATCGCCTGCGCCATGGGCTACAGCGAGGCCTTCGACTACCCCGACGCCGAAGCGGTGTACGACGAAATCCGCCATTTCTGGAACCCGGCCACCGGCTACGACCTGCGCGGCATCGGCTACCCCGAGCTGCGCCAGCAACCGCGCCAATGGCCCTGCGCCCCTGGGCGCGATGATGACCGCAGCCCGCAGCGTTACCACAACGACGGCGTCAGCCAGCAACTGCTGCTCGATGCTGATGGCGCGCAGCCGGCGCTGGCCTTCCCCACCGCCAGCGGCAAGGCGCGCTTCTTCGCCCGCCCCTGGCTGCCGCCGGCAGAGCTGCCGGACGAGGCCTTCCCCTTCGTGCTCAACACTGGCCGCGTGCAGCATCAGTGGCACACCCTGACCAAGACCGGCAAGGTGCCGAGCCTGAACAAGCTCGAGCCCGGCCCCTTCGTCGAGCTTCACCCCGATGATGCCCGCCGCCTGGGCGTGCGCGACAAGGACCAGGTGGCAATCCGTTCGCGCCGCGGGCAGGCCGTGCTGCCGGCCCGGCTCAGTGACCGCGTGCTGCCCGGCGGCTGCTTCGCGCCGTTTCACTGGAACGACCTGTACGGCGAACAATGGGCGATCAACGCCGTGACCTGCGATGCCGTCGACCCCACCTCGCTGCAACCGGCCTTCAAGCACTGCGCCGTGGCCCTGGAGCGGGTGGCCGGTGAACGCATCGACGCCCTCGACCTGACCACCGCCACCCCTTCGGAGCCCACCAGCATGCCGACCGCCACCCTGTCCCGCCTGCTCGGCCTGGACGCCTTGCCGGCCCCGGTGCTGGCCGAGGACGAGCGCCATTACCTGCAAGGCTTTCTACTGGGCCTGGGCCAGGCCCGCGCCGAGGGCGTGCCGAGCCTGCCGGCCAGCGCGCCACTGGCCCCCACACGGCGGCTGTTCGTCGACGGCCTGTTGGCCGGGCTGTTCGCCCAGCCGGCTGCAGTTGCGCAGGTGTTGCAGCAGGCGCCGCTGCACCGGGTGCTGTGGGCCTCGCAAACCGGCAATGGCGAGGCCCTGGCCGAACGCTGCGCCGAGCGTTTGCGCGGTGCCGGCCTGGCCGTGGAACTGAGCAGCATGGAGGCGGTGAGCCCCGTGCAATTGCAGGGCGCCGCCAGCGTGCTGCTGATCGCCAGCACCTTCGGTGACGGCGAGGCCCCCGACAGCGGTGCGGCGTTCTGGCAGGCGTTGCAGGGCGAGGAGGGCGGGCACTGTGCCACGCTGCCTTATGCCGTGCTGGCACTGGGGGATTCGAGCTACGACCAGTTCTGCGGCTTCGGCCGCAAGCTCGACCAGCGCCTGGCCGACCTCGGTGCGAAGCGGCTGCTGGCGCGGGTCGACTGCGAGCCGGACTTCGACGACGCCTTCAATGCCTGGCTGGAGGCGCTGCTCGGGCAACTGGGCAGCACCGAGCCTGCGCCTGCACAGCTTGAGCAAACCGTCGGCTACAGCAAACAGCAGCCCTGGCAGGCGCCGCTGCTGGAAAACCGCCTGCTCAATGGCCCGGGGTCGAGCAAGGAAACCCGGCAGATGGTATTCGACCTGCGCGGCAGTGGGTTCACCTACCAGCCCGGTGATGCCCTGGGCGTGTGGCCGCGCAACTGCCCGGCGCTGGTGGCAGAGCTGCTCGAGCTGATGCAACTGGACGGCGAGGCCAGGGTCGAGCTCAAGGGCCAGGCACCGATGCCGCTGGCCAGTGCCCTGGAGCGCCACCTGGACATCACCCGGGTGAGCACCGCGCAGCTCGAACTGTTTAGCCAAGGCCACGCACAGTTACAGCGCTTGCTGCTGCCCGAGCACAAGGCCGAACTCAAGGACTGGCTGTGGGGCCGGCAACTGGCCGATGTGCTGCGCGCCTTCCCCCGGCAACTGCCGCTGGACACCTGGCTGACGCTGCTCAAGCCATTGCAGCCGCGTCTGTATTCCATCAGTTCAAGCCCTGCCGCCCACCCAGGCCAGGTGCACCTGACCACCTCGACCGTGCGTTACGGCGAACGCAAGGGCGTGTGTTCGGCGTTTCTCGCCGACCGCGCCGGGGCACTGGAGGTGGCGATTTTTCCGCAGCCGTCCAAGCACTTTCACCTGCCCGACGACGACAGCACGCCGATCATCATGATCGGCCCCGGCACCGGCATCGCACCGTTCAAGGGTTTTTTGGAAGAGCGCGAAGTGCGTGGGGCCAGTGGCGGTAATTGGCTGTTCTTCGGCGAGCAGCAGGCGGCCTGCGACTTCTACTACCGCGAGCAGTTGCAGGCCTGGGAGGCCTGCGGCCACCTGCGCCTGAGCACTGCGTTCTCCCGTGACCAGGCCGAGAAGATCTACGTGCAGCACCGCCTGCTGGAGCACGGCGCCGAGTTGTGGAACTGGTTGCAAAAAGGCGCATACGTTTATGTGTGTGGCGATGCCCAGCGCATGGCCAAGGATGTGGATGCGGCGCTGCGCCAGGTGGTGGCCGAGCACGGCGGTATGGATGCCGACGCGGCGGCGGCCTATGTCGAAGCATTGGGGCGCGACAAGCGTTATCGGCGTGATGTGTATTGA